From the Pedobacter cryoconitis genome, one window contains:
- a CDS encoding hybrid sensor histidine kinase/response regulator, which yields MTRSPVKVLYIDDEENNLLAFKASFRRQYEIYTAISAAEGLKVLENLPVEVIIADQKMPETTGVEFFKSIAHTYPDPIRILLTGYTDIAALADAINHGDIYRYITKPWNDLELHNSIKNAHDAYKSKIDLRNKIKELEKTNDELNRFIYSISHELRAPLVSVIGIVNLVKMEGLYNSSGEYWELIESCSNKLDYYIQKTLQYYKNNKNISENSPINFKTLVDEMIDLYAYSDRDTQFNLNINQTHPFMGDSFRIEVILGNLISNAIKYQKESGHHKVVDISIEANLLSAEISITDNGLGILNEHLEKIFTQFFKAKNNKGSGLGLFIVKEALNKIDGKISVSSSLNHGTTFKITIPNAK from the coding sequence ATGACTCGCTCGCCTGTTAAAGTTTTATATATTGACGATGAAGAGAATAACCTCCTCGCATTCAAAGCAAGTTTTAGGAGACAATATGAGATTTACACAGCGATTTCCGCAGCCGAGGGTTTAAAGGTACTGGAGAACCTGCCTGTAGAAGTTATTATCGCAGACCAGAAGATGCCTGAAACCACAGGTGTAGAATTCTTTAAGAGTATCGCACATACTTATCCGGACCCTATCCGCATACTTTTGACTGGTTATACAGATATTGCTGCATTAGCAGATGCGATTAATCACGGTGATATTTACAGATACATCACTAAGCCATGGAATGATCTGGAATTGCACAATTCTATCAAAAATGCGCATGATGCTTACAAGTCTAAAATTGATCTGAGGAACAAGATTAAGGAACTGGAAAAGACGAATGATGAACTTAACCGGTTTATTTACAGTATTTCTCACGAATTAAGAGCTCCGCTGGTTTCAGTTATTGGTATTGTAAACCTGGTAAAAATGGAAGGATTGTATAATTCAAGCGGAGAATACTGGGAATTGATAGAATCCTGCTCTAATAAGCTGGATTATTATATACAAAAGACGCTTCAGTACTATAAAAACAATAAGAACATTTCTGAAAATTCACCGATCAATTTCAAGACACTGGTAGATGAAATGATTGACTTGTATGCCTATAGTGACAGGGATACCCAGTTCAATCTGAATATTAATCAGACACATCCATTTATGGGCGATTCGTTCCGGATTGAGGTCATTTTGGGCAACCTGATTTCTAATGCCATCAAATATCAGAAGGAAAGCGGACATCATAAGGTCGTTGATATTTCCATAGAAGCTAATTTGCTGTCTGCCGAAATATCAATCACTGATAATGGACTGGGTATTCTCAATGAACATCTTGAAAAGATATTTACGCAGTTCTTTAAAGCAAAAAATAACAAAGGAAGTGGTTTGGGGCTGTTTATAGTGAAAGAAGCTTTAAACAAGATTGATGGAAAAATATCTGTCAGTTCCTCTCTGAACCATGGTACTACGTTTAAAATTACTATTCCCAATGCCAAATAA
- a CDS encoding 7TM diverse intracellular signaling domain-containing protein, which translates to MTLFKKLLFFLIALVFNSALTYSATQDSTLVFKNENNILKIENGISIFRDPAKSLTIHEVIGRKFEYLNQKVPNLGITSDKIWVKFTVDNQSLAENLMLVVAQPAIDSITLYRLDNHKLYASSKLGKFKAFHARLVNNPNYIFPVTIAKNKKETFYISISSTDQIQLPISLGTPRVVLVNDNSKNILFGIYAGIIIIMILYNLFISFTVKDPSYIYYIIYIFFVGLTQATFQGYAFKFLWPDSPWLAINSSFLVPFFSGITTALFLKRFLQTKIHTPKLHIGIDLFVFFYFIALGVWISGAHTTSIKCLQTLALFGSLYFLYVANVIRRKGSRPALFFLVAYTIFLLCVVIFVLRNFNLIEYNLFTSYILEIGSVIQITLLSFALADKINVYRKDKEQSQEQALKISKENERLIREQNIELEIQVNKRTEELQNSNLTLNLTLKELKEAQSQLVDAEKMAGLGQLTAGIAHEINNPINFVTSNIKPLGLDINDLYDVIQKYEEIDPDRDIREQISAIDRFKKQIDIDFIKTEINSLLSGIGEGAKRTAEIIRSLKNFSRLDESDTKPVDLNEGLESTLVLLRSTVPPYIKIVKDLQPIPLVECLPGKINQVFMNLITNALHALKVKENPAEEEYIYITTSSVADHVIISIKDTGSGMTDEIKQKIFEPFFTTKQVGEGTGLGLSIVFSIIEKHKGHIDVVTKVNLGTEFIITLPLNIQ; encoded by the coding sequence ATGACCCTGTTTAAAAAACTACTTTTTTTTCTAATAGCGCTTGTATTCAACAGCGCGCTCACCTATTCAGCGACACAGGACAGTACGCTTGTCTTTAAAAATGAAAACAACATTTTAAAGATTGAAAACGGTATATCCATTTTCAGAGATCCTGCAAAATCATTAACCATCCACGAGGTAATCGGCCGTAAATTCGAATATCTCAATCAGAAAGTCCCTAACCTGGGTATAACTTCAGATAAAATCTGGGTAAAATTTACGGTAGATAATCAAAGCCTTGCAGAGAATTTAATGCTCGTTGTCGCGCAACCGGCAATTGATAGTATTACTTTGTACAGACTGGATAATCACAAGCTTTATGCTTCTTCAAAATTAGGAAAGTTTAAAGCCTTTCATGCCAGATTAGTCAATAATCCGAACTATATATTTCCGGTAACCATTGCCAAAAATAAAAAGGAAACCTTTTACATCAGCATTAGTTCTACAGACCAGATTCAGTTGCCTATCTCTTTAGGCACACCCAGAGTAGTACTGGTTAATGATAACAGTAAAAATATACTTTTCGGGATCTATGCCGGAATTATCATTATCATGATTTTGTATAACCTGTTTATCTCCTTCACAGTAAAAGATCCGAGTTATATTTATTACATCATTTACATCTTTTTTGTGGGTTTAACGCAGGCCACTTTTCAGGGTTATGCTTTCAAATTTCTATGGCCGGATAGTCCGTGGCTGGCCATAAACAGTTCTTTTCTGGTACCATTTTTCTCAGGTATCACAACAGCACTGTTCTTAAAGCGGTTTTTACAAACAAAAATACATACCCCAAAACTGCATATCGGAATAGACCTGTTCGTCTTTTTCTACTTTATAGCACTTGGTGTATGGATTTCGGGCGCGCATACCACGAGCATTAAATGCTTGCAGACCCTGGCTTTATTTGGTTCACTTTATTTCTTGTATGTGGCCAATGTAATCCGGAGAAAAGGTTCCCGTCCTGCCCTGTTCTTTTTGGTCGCCTATACCATCTTTTTATTGTGCGTGGTGATCTTTGTTTTAAGAAATTTCAACTTAATTGAGTATAATCTCTTTACTTCTTATATTTTAGAAATTGGTTCTGTCATACAAATCACCTTGCTTTCGTTCGCGCTGGCAGATAAAATAAACGTTTACCGGAAAGATAAAGAGCAGTCTCAGGAACAGGCACTGAAAATCTCTAAAGAGAATGAAAGACTGATCCGTGAACAAAATATCGAACTGGAAATCCAGGTGAATAAACGCACAGAAGAATTACAGAATTCGAATCTTACCTTAAATCTGACCCTGAAAGAATTAAAAGAAGCACAATCTCAATTGGTTGATGCCGAAAAGATGGCTGGTCTGGGCCAGCTGACTGCGGGTATCGCTCATGAGATCAATAATCCTATTAATTTTGTAACTTCCAATATCAAACCGCTCGGACTGGATATTAACGATCTGTACGATGTCATCCAGAAGTATGAAGAAATCGATCCTGACCGCGATATCAGGGAACAGATTTCAGCGATTGACAGGTTTAAAAAACAAATTGATATTGATTTTATCAAAACGGAGATTAATTCTTTACTTTCCGGAATTGGAGAAGGTGCTAAAAGAACAGCAGAAATTATCAGAAGTCTGAAAAATTTCAGCAGACTTGATGAGAGTGACACCAAGCCTGTGGATTTAAATGAAGGACTGGAATCTACCCTGGTTTTACTGCGGAGCACCGTTCCTCCGTATATCAAAATCGTTAAGGATCTGCAACCAATCCCACTGGTAGAATGCTTGCCTGGCAAGATAAACCAGGTTTTTATGAATCTGATTACTAATGCCCTGCATGCGTTAAAGGTTAAAGAAAATCCGGCAGAAGAAGAGTATATTTATATCACCACCTCTTCGGTAGCTGACCATGTGATCATTAGTATTAAGGATACCGGATCTGGAATGACCGATGAAATTAAACAGAAAATATTTGAACCTTTCTTCACCACAAAACAAGTTGGGGAAGGAACAGGTTTAGGCCTTTCTATTGTTTTCAGCATCATAGAAAAACATAAAGGCCATATAGATGTTGTTACAAAAGTGAATCTAGGTACAGAATTTATTATTACCTTGCCTCTAAACATACAATAA
- a CDS encoding ThiF family adenylyltransferase yields the protein MDKINSSVNAPGHSMIYRPVYFRLINPEEGEKLKNLIASNPALLIYDTILSQLAELIKLNNPQQKLTPEESAALIAAHLKNDADQYGVWVYYPWSNKLVHTLDEQEFAQVRTSRNVYKITPEEINILKQKKIGIIGLSVGQSIALTLAMERTCGELRLADFDEIELSNMNRIKVNVQDLGLNKSIVAARQIAELDPFINVICFTEGITLDTIDEFFTGNGKLDILVEECDGIDIKILARIKAKALGIPVVMDTNDKGMLDVERFDLEPERPIFHGKVAELEALSADQLTETLNKLTIPEKIGYLGKIIGFENLSPAMMKSVGEMNKTIVGWPQLASAVTLGGAMITDISRRILLKQFSNSGRYFVDFDELFTDEFNTITNINGDNDTH from the coding sequence ATGGATAAGATTAATTCTAGTGTTAATGCTCCCGGCCATTCAATGATATACCGTCCCGTTTATTTCAGATTAATCAATCCGGAGGAAGGAGAAAAGCTTAAAAATTTAATCGCCAGCAACCCTGCCCTGCTCATTTATGATACCATTTTAAGCCAGCTTGCAGAGCTCATTAAATTGAATAATCCACAGCAAAAATTAACTCCGGAAGAATCTGCGGCATTGATCGCAGCACACCTGAAAAATGATGCAGACCAATATGGCGTATGGGTATATTATCCCTGGTCAAATAAATTGGTACACACACTTGATGAACAGGAATTTGCACAGGTAAGAACAAGCAGAAACGTGTATAAAATCACACCTGAAGAAATCAATATCCTAAAGCAAAAAAAGATAGGGATTATTGGTCTTTCTGTAGGACAGAGCATTGCTTTAACCCTGGCTATGGAACGGACCTGCGGAGAGCTCCGCCTGGCTGATTTCGATGAAATTGAGTTAAGCAATATGAACAGGATCAAGGTAAATGTACAAGACCTTGGTTTAAATAAATCCATTGTAGCAGCCAGACAGATTGCCGAACTTGATCCTTTCATCAATGTAATCTGTTTTACCGAAGGAATTACACTGGATACTATTGATGAGTTTTTTACCGGAAACGGGAAACTGGATATCCTGGTAGAAGAATGTGATGGGATTGACATCAAAATCCTTGCCCGCATCAAAGCTAAAGCATTGGGGATTCCTGTAGTGATGGATACCAATGACAAAGGGATGCTGGATGTAGAGCGTTTCGATCTGGAGCCTGAAAGGCCAATCTTCCACGGAAAGGTAGCAGAGCTGGAAGCACTAAGCGCAGATCAGCTCACAGAAACTTTAAATAAACTGACGATCCCTGAAAAAATAGGGTACCTCGGGAAAATTATAGGTTTTGAGAATTTATCTCCGGCCATGATGAAATCAGTTGGTGAGATGAACAAAACTATTGTCGGCTGGCCACAGCTTGCTTCGGCAGTAACCCTTGGTGGGGCAATGATTACAGATATCAGCCGCCGCATACTGCTTAAACAATTTAGTAACTCAGGAAGGTACTTCGTTGATTTCGACGAATTGTTTACTGATGAATTTAATACAATCACTAATATAAACGGAGACAATGATACACATTAG
- a CDS encoding response regulator, translating into MNSDTPINVLYVDDEVHNLNSFKAGFRRKFNIFTAESAVEGRKVLETELIHVIITDQRMPVTTGIEFLESIIPDFPDPIRILLTGYADINAVIDAINKGQVYKYIQKPWMDEDLRINIEKAYEIYALRKENKELTEALLVANKQLEFLLRQNLLS; encoded by the coding sequence ATGAATTCCGACACCCCAATTAATGTGCTTTATGTGGATGATGAAGTTCATAATCTTAACTCTTTTAAAGCCGGCTTTAGAAGGAAATTCAACATTTTTACGGCAGAATCTGCTGTAGAGGGACGGAAGGTATTAGAAACTGAACTTATTCATGTCATTATCACCGATCAACGCATGCCGGTTACCACTGGTATCGAATTTCTGGAATCAATTATTCCGGATTTTCCTGATCCGATCCGAATATTGCTGACCGGTTATGCGGATATCAACGCCGTTATTGATGCCATCAACAAAGGTCAGGTTTATAAATATATTCAAAAACCATGGATGGATGAAGATCTGAGGATCAACATCGAAAAAGCGTATGAGATCTATGCGCTGAGGAAAGAAAACAAAGAGCTTACTGAAGCTTTACTGGTTGCCAACAAACAACTTGAATTCCTGCTCAGACAAAACTTGCTTTCTTAA
- the rpoN gene encoding RNA polymerase factor sigma-54, whose protein sequence is MLKQHLQQKLLQKLSPQQIQFIKLLQVPTVSLDTRIKEELEENPALEDPSLMIAEEPKSEYDDLNDSPDDFDGGSKEESTDEFNVDDYLQDDGGNDYSTSYNNNDDDEEKKETPIAIESTFFESLQEQLDLVPLSDQDFIIGKQIIGSLDDDGYLRRPITSMIDDLAFSQNAMVEEEDVLEMLKVIQSFDPPGIAARDLQECLTLQLRRKDPNNQIIQKAIMIVENYLDEFTRKHYDKLEKSLGLNSEDLKEIIAEILRLNPKPGDSNQVTTKQLQVIPDFHISNNDSVLILTLNSKNAPELRVSRSYIDMFQHYDKAAQKDKKLKEAVQFVKQKLDSAKWFIDAIKQRQQTLLKTMNAIMQYQYEYLLTGDERKMRPMILKDIADKIDMDISTVSRVANSKYVQTEFGTFLLKSFFSEAIQTESGEEVSNKEVKKILEDCIGNEDKRKPLADEKLTEILKEQGYNIARRTVAKYREQMNIPVARLRKEL, encoded by the coding sequence ATGCTTAAACAACATTTACAACAAAAATTACTTCAAAAGTTATCGCCTCAACAAATTCAGTTTATTAAGCTGTTGCAGGTACCTACTGTTTCCCTTGACACCAGAATAAAAGAAGAGTTAGAAGAAAATCCGGCGCTCGAAGACCCAAGTTTAATGATCGCGGAAGAACCTAAAAGTGAATATGATGATCTGAATGATTCTCCTGATGATTTTGACGGGGGGTCAAAGGAAGAAAGTACTGATGAATTTAATGTAGATGATTACTTACAGGATGATGGTGGCAATGATTACAGCACTTCCTACAATAACAATGATGATGATGAGGAAAAGAAAGAAACTCCGATAGCTATTGAGAGTACTTTCTTTGAAAGCCTTCAGGAACAGCTTGATTTGGTTCCTTTATCAGATCAGGACTTTATTATCGGTAAACAGATCATCGGTAGTTTAGACGACGATGGTTACCTGCGCAGACCAATTACCTCTATGATTGATGATCTTGCTTTTTCACAAAATGCAATGGTCGAAGAAGAAGACGTACTGGAAATGCTGAAAGTGATTCAAAGCTTCGATCCTCCGGGAATTGCAGCCAGAGATTTACAGGAATGCCTGACGCTGCAATTGCGAAGAAAAGATCCGAACAATCAGATTATCCAGAAAGCGATCATGATCGTAGAAAATTACCTGGACGAATTTACAAGAAAACATTACGACAAACTTGAAAAGTCATTAGGCTTAAACAGTGAAGATTTAAAGGAAATTATTGCAGAAATCCTTCGGTTAAATCCCAAACCAGGTGATTCAAACCAGGTAACAACCAAGCAATTACAGGTTATCCCCGATTTCCATATTTCAAACAACGACTCTGTTCTGATTTTGACTTTAAACTCAAAAAACGCACCGGAGTTAAGAGTGAGCCGTTCTTATATAGACATGTTCCAGCACTATGATAAAGCTGCACAGAAAGACAAAAAGCTAAAAGAGGCTGTACAATTTGTGAAGCAGAAACTGGATTCAGCAAAATGGTTTATTGATGCGATTAAACAACGTCAGCAAACCCTGCTCAAAACAATGAATGCCATTATGCAATATCAGTATGAATATTTGCTGACAGGTGATGAACGTAAAATGCGCCCGATGATCCTGAAAGACATTGCTGATAAAATTGACATGGATATTTCTACCGTATCAAGGGTAGCAAACTCTAAATATGTACAAACAGAATTCGGGACTTTCTTACTGAAGTCTTTCTTCTCTGAAGCTATCCAGACCGAAAGTGGTGAAGAAGTATCGAACAAAGAGGTAAAGAAAATTCTGGAAGACTGCATTGGCAATGAAGATAAACGCAAGCCACTGGCAGATGAGAAGCTCACAGAGATCTTAAAAGAACAAGGTTATAATATTGCCCGCAGAACAGTTGCGAAATACAGGGAGCAGATGAATATTCCTGTAGCGAGGTTAAGAAAAGAGCTTTAG